One window of the Thermodesulfomicrobium sp. WS genome contains the following:
- a CDS encoding glutamate synthase-related protein, which produces MSANTAASPSQLSIKDLPWQIQWREERCTLCGACTSVCPVGAIRLGVFRKREILAHPSLSTRPKTTWSIRYGIQQCTEPHRACVGCATCTLVCPNDAIMPMHSDEKDKLCMHRNQGGQARTRGGRRNSNESVLDRIKFIRISMLTDPALDAGRHEFDLRTLLGRVLPPQEGVRAALEGDWVPPVREIYPLMIGSMSFGALSPNMWEGLQMGVAYLNEELGMPVRICTGEGGVPPRLLRSRFLKYVILQIASGYFGWDEIIHAIPHMKEDPCAVEIKYGQGAKPGDGGLLMWHKVNQLIAAIRGVPPGVSLPSPPTHQTKYSIEEAVAKMIQSMSMAWGFRVPVYPKISGTTTATSVLNNLARNPYAAALAIDGEDGGTGAAYNVSMDHMGAPIASNIRDCYLNLCALGKQNEIPLIAGGGIGKNGNLAANAAALIMLGASAVQIGKYAMQAAAGCVGSESDRCNICNIGKCPKGITSQDPRLYRRLDPEKVAERLVDLFVSFDTELKKIVAPLGRSTSLPIGMSDAIGINDKDAADRLQIRYVV; this is translated from the coding sequence ATGTCGGCAAACACAGCCGCTTCCCCTTCACAGCTGAGCATCAAAGACCTGCCCTGGCAGATCCAGTGGCGGGAAGAACGCTGCACCCTGTGCGGTGCGTGTACCAGCGTCTGCCCGGTAGGCGCCATTCGCCTCGGAGTGTTTCGCAAGCGGGAAATCCTCGCCCACCCGTCGCTCTCCACACGCCCCAAGACCACCTGGTCCATCCGCTACGGCATCCAACAATGCACCGAACCCCACCGCGCCTGTGTGGGCTGCGCCACCTGCACCTTGGTGTGTCCCAACGACGCCATCATGCCCATGCACTCGGACGAAAAGGACAAACTGTGCATGCACCGCAACCAGGGCGGCCAGGCGCGCACCCGCGGGGGCCGGCGCAACAGTAACGAATCGGTCCTCGACCGCATCAAATTCATCCGCATCTCCATGCTCACGGACCCGGCCCTCGATGCCGGCCGGCACGAGTTCGACCTGCGCACCCTGCTCGGTCGGGTGCTCCCGCCCCAGGAAGGTGTGCGCGCCGCCCTGGAAGGGGACTGGGTCCCCCCGGTGCGGGAAATCTACCCACTCATGATTGGGAGTATGTCCTTCGGCGCGCTCTCGCCGAACATGTGGGAAGGACTGCAAATGGGCGTGGCGTACCTCAACGAAGAGCTGGGGATGCCGGTGCGCATCTGCACCGGTGAAGGCGGCGTGCCGCCGCGGCTGCTACGCTCCCGCTTCCTCAAATACGTCATCCTCCAGATCGCCTCGGGGTATTTCGGCTGGGACGAGATCATCCACGCCATCCCGCACATGAAGGAGGACCCCTGCGCCGTGGAGATCAAGTACGGTCAAGGGGCCAAGCCCGGCGACGGGGGGCTCCTCATGTGGCACAAAGTGAACCAGCTCATCGCCGCCATCCGCGGGGTGCCCCCGGGAGTGAGCCTGCCCAGTCCGCCCACCCACCAGACCAAGTACTCCATCGAGGAGGCCGTGGCCAAGATGATCCAGTCCATGAGCATGGCCTGGGGATTTCGTGTGCCGGTGTACCCCAAGATCTCCGGCACCACCACCGCCACCTCGGTGCTCAACAACCTCGCCCGCAACCCGTACGCCGCGGCCCTGGCCATCGACGGCGAAGACGGCGGCACCGGCGCGGCCTACAACGTCTCCATGGACCACATGGGCGCGCCCATCGCCTCCAATATCCGCGACTGCTACCTCAACCTGTGCGCCCTGGGCAAACAGAACGAAATCCCGCTCATCGCCGGCGGCGGCATCGGCAAGAACGGCAATCTGGCGGCCAACGCCGCGGCCCTCATCATGCTGGGCGCCTCGGCGGTGCAGATCGGCAAGTACGCCATGCAGGCCGCGGCCGGGTGTGTGGGGTCGGAGTCCGACCGGTGCAACATCTGCAACATCGGCAAATGCCCCAAGGGCATCACGTCCCAAGACCCGCGCCTCTACCGCCGCCTGGATCCGGAAAAGGTGGCCGAACGCCTGGTGGACCTCTTCGTGAGCTTCGACACCGAGCTCAAGAAGATCGTTGCCCCCTTGGGCCGCTCCACCTCCCTGCCCATCGGCATGTCCGACGCCATCG